A window of Ignavibacterium sp. contains these coding sequences:
- a CDS encoding Gfo/Idh/MocA family oxidoreductase: protein MEKLKVGVVGVGHLGKLHTKMFKSIENCELIGVYDANEQTAKSVADEFQTSVFTSLDDLLKNTQAVSIAATTSAHYQLAKQAFQFNNHVFIEKPITATIEEAEELVQISNNKKLNLQVGHIERFNPGLLALEHYITDPKFIQSDRLAQFNPRGTDVAVVLDLMIHDIDIILSFIKSPVKNIEANGVEVVSDHIDIANARIQFENGAVANVTASRISQKKMRKMRIFQRDNYLSLDFVTGVSEVYRLLPVDSPVSNGSISFGEIGIGEKKKRLVYEQPETKEVNALQYELQLFVNSVLNKTKPVVSGEDGLRALKVAEAIIEKINESKKVIL, encoded by the coding sequence ATGGAAAAATTAAAAGTTGGAGTTGTTGGAGTTGGTCATCTGGGAAAACTTCATACAAAAATGTTCAAGTCAATTGAGAATTGTGAATTGATTGGTGTTTATGACGCAAATGAGCAAACAGCAAAATCTGTTGCCGATGAATTTCAAACATCTGTTTTCACATCACTTGATGATTTATTAAAAAACACTCAGGCAGTTTCAATCGCTGCTACAACAAGTGCTCATTATCAGTTAGCAAAGCAAGCATTTCAATTTAATAATCATGTTTTCATCGAAAAACCAATCACTGCAACAATTGAAGAAGCAGAAGAATTGGTTCAGATTTCGAATAACAAAAAATTAAATCTTCAGGTTGGTCATATTGAGAGATTTAATCCGGGTTTACTTGCGCTCGAGCATTATATTACAGATCCGAAATTCATTCAAAGCGATCGCCTTGCACAATTTAATCCAAGAGGCACTGATGTGGCTGTGGTTCTGGATTTAATGATTCACGATATTGATATAATACTGAGCTTTATCAAAAGTCCTGTTAAAAATATTGAAGCAAACGGAGTTGAAGTTGTTTCAGATCATATTGATATTGCAAATGCTAGAATACAATTTGAAAACGGAGCTGTTGCTAATGTTACTGCAAGCAGAATTTCTCAAAAGAAAATGAGAAAGATGAGAATATTTCAGAGAGATAATTATTTGTCTTTGGATTTTGTAACAGGTGTGAGTGAAGTTTACAGATTACTTCCTGTGGATTCTCCGGTTTCGAATGGTTCAATTTCTTTTGGAGAAATTGGAATTGGTGAAAAGAAAAAAAGATTAGTTTATGAGCAACCGGAAACAAAAGAGGTAAATGCTTTACAATATGAATTACAATTATTTGTTAACTCAGTTCTGAATAAAACAAAACCAGTTGTTTCCGGAGAAGACGGACTTCGTGCATTAAAAGTTGCCGAAGCAATAATCGAAAAAATAAATGAATCTAAAAAGGTAATACTATGA
- a CDS encoding type IX secretion system plug protein domain-containing protein, with amino-acid sequence MKNLFLIFFLLLTSTIFSQEIIIRSLQVYTSDDEKSFPVLTSKNQLVIEFDVQSETLPVFNIVFRFCDRNWKPVDNIFFNNYGKNIAYFLDHFSLPVTVEEADYHFINRFPDKAGYVSFPFSGKWRFYVVDLQDTTKVYAQGKFIVANPEVGLNVELKKETIEDKSYYPPELARSLWVIAKTTIPEDFFNHFVDEAEIIKNHLVDYSLRITRNGQFDFNRKFEWDGSNNLTFIAKDFRPGNGYRQVNLMNTNTYSAKKVLARFEGFESDRFYKNPLPDFNGGMILYNHKDPYATYMNVKFSIKPSVKIYGDVYLVGAFNEWKVSPEYKMDFDGELYTKTILLKRGIYDYQYVVVNGDPDVPDAIDWYILEGNNWEAPNTINVLLYYRDQNYGGYDRLIGFSRIKTK; translated from the coding sequence TTGAAAAACCTATTTTTAATTTTTTTTCTACTTCTGACTTCTACTATTTTCAGTCAGGAAATAATTATCAGAAGTCTTCAGGTTTATACTTCAGATGATGAAAAATCATTCCCGGTTTTAACTTCAAAAAATCAGCTTGTGATTGAGTTTGATGTTCAAAGTGAAACGCTTCCTGTGTTTAACATTGTCTTCAGATTTTGTGACCGAAACTGGAAACCTGTAGATAATATTTTCTTTAACAATTATGGAAAAAATATTGCTTATTTTCTTGATCATTTTTCTTTACCGGTAACAGTTGAAGAAGCAGATTATCATTTCATAAATCGTTTTCCCGATAAAGCTGGTTATGTTAGTTTTCCTTTTTCCGGCAAATGGAGATTTTATGTTGTTGATCTGCAGGATACAACTAAAGTTTATGCACAAGGCAAATTTATTGTTGCAAATCCTGAAGTCGGATTAAATGTTGAGCTGAAAAAAGAAACTATTGAAGATAAATCATACTATCCACCTGAGCTTGCAAGATCTTTATGGGTAATTGCCAAAACTACAATTCCCGAAGATTTCTTTAATCATTTTGTTGACGAAGCAGAGATTATAAAAAATCATCTTGTGGATTACTCCCTAAGAATTACTCGGAACGGACAATTTGACTTTAACCGGAAGTTTGAATGGGATGGTTCAAACAATCTGACATTTATTGCTAAAGATTTTCGTCCGGGAAATGGATACAGACAGGTTAATTTGATGAACACGAATACTTACAGCGCTAAAAAAGTTCTTGCCAGGTTTGAAGGATTTGAATCGGATCGTTTCTATAAAAATCCATTACCTGATTTTAATGGCGGAATGATTCTTTACAATCACAAAGATCCTTATGCGACATATATGAATGTAAAGTTTTCTATCAAACCATCAGTTAAAATCTATGGAGATGTTTATCTTGTCGGAGCATTCAATGAATGGAAAGTTTCGCCTGAATATAAAATGGATTTTGATGGTGAACTTTATACTAAAACTATTTTACTGAAACGCGGTATTTATGATTATCAGTATGTTGTTGTTAATGGTGATCCGGATGTACCTGATGCAATTGATTGGTATATTCTCGAAGGTAATAATTGGGAAGCTCCAAACACAATTAATGTTCTTCTTTATTATCGTGATCAAAACTATGGTGGTTATGATCGCTTAATTGGATTTTCAAGAATTAAAACAAAGTAA
- a CDS encoding M14 family zinc carboxypeptidase — MKYIFTLLFLLSSNFIFAQIDIREIFENKTEVYFRFEITNRSELDFLTNIISIDNVKNGKTVYAYANIHEFEEFLKLNYDFEILPNPSTLIEPEMSNNIEDISAWDVYPTYDAYVNLMNQFQSNYPQICKVIDAGNTVQGRKILFVKISDNVDQKEAEPQFMYTSSMHGDELTGYVLMLRLIDSLLSSYGSDARITNMINNAEIWINPLANPDGTYRSGNNTVSGATRYNFNNYDLNRNFPDPVNGISPNQQIEVTRFRTLQEANNFSLIANFHGGAEVVNYPWDTWANTGSNARIHADQTWYQYISHLYADTCQAYSTAGYMSGFDDGTTNGGDWYVIHGGRQDYTNWYRHGREVTIEISNTKLPPASQLPSFWEYNKRSFLNYIEHIFYGINGIVTDTVGNPVRAKITIISHDYDSSEVYSDILTGFYNRMIQPGTYTLKFQSPGYFDLITDPVQITSYTSSVTTNVQMIPVVPIPVELSSFSATISGNNVQLNWTTVTETNNKGFEVQRSVFPGEERNHYWETIGFVDGKGTSTEVNHYSYNDKNLESGKYSYRLKQIDYDGSFKYSDEIYVNIENLKTFSLEQNYPNPFNPSTKISWQSPVSSWQTLKVYDVLGNEVATLVDEYREAGKYEVEFDATDLSGSKSLTSGIYFYQIHVGAFVESRKMILIK; from the coding sequence ATGAAATACATTTTTACACTTCTGTTTTTACTGTCGTCCAACTTTATATTCGCACAAATTGATATCAGAGAAATTTTTGAAAACAAAACGGAAGTTTATTTCCGTTTTGAAATAACCAATCGTAGTGAACTTGATTTTCTGACAAACATTATTTCAATCGATAATGTTAAGAATGGAAAGACAGTTTATGCTTATGCAAACATTCACGAGTTTGAAGAATTTCTTAAACTGAATTATGATTTCGAAATCCTGCCAAATCCTTCAACTCTTATCGAACCGGAAATGAGTAATAATATTGAGGATATATCTGCCTGGGATGTTTATCCGACTTATGATGCTTATGTAAATCTTATGAATCAGTTTCAGAGTAACTATCCTCAAATCTGTAAAGTTATTGATGCTGGCAATACAGTTCAGGGAAGAAAAATTTTATTTGTTAAAATTTCAGACAATGTTGATCAGAAAGAAGCCGAACCTCAGTTTATGTACACATCGAGTATGCATGGAGATGAATTAACTGGTTATGTTTTAATGTTGCGCCTCATTGATTCGCTTCTTTCCTCTTACGGTAGTGATGCAAGAATTACGAATATGATCAACAACGCTGAAATCTGGATAAATCCACTTGCAAATCCTGATGGAACTTACAGAAGCGGAAACAATACAGTAAGTGGAGCCACCAGATATAATTTTAACAATTATGATTTAAATCGAAATTTTCCAGATCCTGTTAATGGTATAAGTCCAAACCAGCAAATCGAAGTTACAAGATTCAGAACACTACAGGAAGCGAATAACTTTTCATTAATTGCTAACTTTCACGGCGGAGCAGAAGTTGTAAATTATCCCTGGGATACCTGGGCAAACACCGGAAGCAATGCAAGAATTCATGCTGATCAAACCTGGTATCAATATATTTCTCATCTTTATGCTGATACTTGTCAGGCATATTCTACTGCTGGTTATATGAGTGGTTTTGATGATGGAACGACTAACGGCGGTGATTGGTATGTAATTCACGGCGGCAGACAAGATTATACAAATTGGTACAGACACGGAAGAGAAGTAACAATTGAAATTTCGAATACGAAACTTCCACCGGCATCACAGCTGCCTTCTTTCTGGGAATATAATAAAAGGTCATTCTTAAATTACATTGAACATATTTTTTATGGGATAAATGGGATAGTTACCGATACAGTTGGAAATCCGGTTCGAGCTAAGATTACTATTATCAGTCACGATTATGATAGCTCTGAAGTTTATTCTGATATCCTAACTGGATTTTATAACAGGATGATTCAACCCGGAACTTATACATTAAAATTTCAATCGCCCGGATATTTTGATTTAATAACTGATCCGGTCCAAATCACCTCGTACACATCATCAGTTACAACTAATGTTCAAATGATTCCGGTTGTTCCGATTCCAGTTGAACTCAGTTCATTCTCTGCTACAATTTCAGGAAATAATGTTCAGCTAAACTGGACGACGGTAACTGAAACTAACAATAAAGGATTTGAAGTTCAGCGATCTGTTTTTCCGGGCGAAGAGAGGAATCATTATTGGGAAACAATTGGTTTCGTTGATGGAAAAGGGACAAGTACAGAAGTAAATCATTATTCATATAATGATAAAAATCTTGAGAGCGGAAAATACAGTTACAGACTTAAACAAATTGATTATGATGGTTCATTCAAATATTCAGATGAAATTTATGTAAACATCGAAAATCTGAAAACATTTTCACTTGAACAGAATTATCCAAATCCATTCAACCCAAGCACAAAAATAAGTTGGCAGTCACCAGTTAGCAGTTGGCAAACTTTAAAAGTCTATGATGTTCTTGGTAATGAAGTTGCAACACTTGTGGATGAATACAGGGAAGCAGGCAAATATGAAGTTGAATTTGATGCAACAGATTTAAGCGGTTCTAAGTCTTTAACGAGCGGGATATATTTCTATCAAATTCATGTAGGAGCTTTTGTCGAAAGTAGGAAGATGATACTTATTAAGTGA
- a CDS encoding NAD(P)(+) transhydrogenase (Re/Si-specific) subunit beta yields the protein MKAVIEITYLLSSILFIFGIKKLASPKTARQGNLYAAIGMFLAIVATLLDQNVLTYEWIIIGSIVGALVGAIMAIKVPMTGMPQMVGLLNGFGGGASTLVALSEYFRKNPNYPVDTGAAFILPVDQGIAIILSLLIGGVTFTGSLIAFGKLQGIVTGKVVKYPLQHPINLILLLAVLAAGAYVVINPNELNLLFIITGVSLVLGVLLVLPIGGADMPVAISLLNSYSGLAASTTGFVLGNNELIIAGALVGASGIILTIIMCKGMNRSLLNVVMGGWASAGTTGPATTTSQKGQVKSIDTEELAMLLDAVSSVIIVPGYGMAVAQAQHAIRDLMNVLEKKGVNVRFAIHPVAGRMPGHMNVLLAEAQVPYDKLYAMEDINDDFPNTDVVIVIGANDVVNPAARHDPNSPIYGMPILNVDYAKTVIINKRSLNVGYAGIDNELFFYPNALMYFGDAKEAITKLVNELKASS from the coding sequence ATGAAAGCTGTTATTGAAATAACTTATTTGCTCTCTTCAATTTTATTCATCTTCGGAATAAAAAAATTAGCGTCACCAAAAACTGCTCGTCAGGGAAATCTTTATGCGGCGATAGGAATGTTTCTGGCTATTGTTGCGACTTTACTTGACCAGAATGTTTTAACTTATGAATGGATAATTATTGGTTCAATCGTTGGAGCTCTTGTTGGTGCAATTATGGCTATCAAAGTTCCAATGACCGGTATGCCACAGATGGTTGGTTTACTTAATGGTTTTGGTGGTGGTGCTTCAACATTAGTTGCTTTATCTGAATACTTTAGAAAAAATCCAAATTATCCTGTTGACACTGGTGCTGCATTTATTTTACCAGTGGACCAGGGAATTGCGATAATCCTCAGTCTTCTGATTGGTGGAGTTACTTTTACAGGTTCTTTAATTGCATTCGGAAAACTTCAGGGAATTGTAACTGGTAAAGTTGTCAAATATCCTCTTCAGCATCCGATAAATCTGATTTTATTATTAGCTGTTTTAGCTGCTGGCGCTTATGTAGTAATCAATCCGAATGAACTGAATTTACTTTTTATCATAACAGGTGTTTCACTTGTTTTGGGTGTTCTGTTAGTGCTTCCGATTGGTGGTGCTGATATGCCGGTTGCTATTTCATTACTTAACTCATATTCCGGTTTGGCTGCCTCAACAACAGGATTTGTTCTTGGCAACAATGAGTTAATTATAGCAGGTGCATTGGTTGGTGCTTCCGGAATTATTCTTACGATAATAATGTGTAAAGGAATGAATCGTTCTCTGTTGAATGTTGTGATGGGAGGTTGGGCAAGCGCAGGAACTACTGGTCCGGCTACAACAACTTCACAAAAAGGTCAGGTTAAATCCATTGATACTGAAGAGCTTGCAATGTTGCTCGATGCTGTAAGCAGTGTTATAATCGTTCCAGGTTATGGAATGGCAGTTGCACAAGCTCAGCATGCAATCAGAGATTTAATGAATGTCCTTGAGAAGAAAGGTGTTAATGTCCGTTTTGCAATTCATCCTGTTGCCGGAAGAATGCCGGGACATATGAATGTCCTTCTCGCAGAAGCTCAGGTTCCGTACGATAAACTTTATGCAATGGAAGATATTAATGATGATTTTCCAAATACTGATGTTGTAATTGTGATTGGAGCTAACGATGTTGTTAATCCTGCTGCTCGGCATGATCCAAACAGTCCTATTTATGGAATGCCAATTCTGAATGTTGATTATGCAAAAACTGTTATAATCAATAAGAGATCATTAAATGTTGGTTATGCGGGAATTGATAACGAATTGTTCTTCTATCCAAATGCACTAATGTATTTTGGCGATGCTAAAGAAGCGATTACAAAATTAGTTAATGAACTGAAAGCATCTTCCTGA
- a CDS encoding T9SS type A sorting domain-containing protein, whose product MKKIIFLIFLNCVNVYGQNYPDTYYRVFNKDSLYIFTSDKYILLFIKEEPNQPFLLRAIIPGQYSLSTQLAISESRLLVNNNDTLTLYDLSTSTPSIICNQYIGSSIGILYTFGPYFIAKKENYFKLLQEINGNIEVVEDSLIDHITGVNYPLILYGFKVYKYLAGFGLYEAYTISHEGGSYFGFVTDKGSFVYSQIVFRYPNMPPDWCGIVKRKLIEPNFPITFSNSWWGDCVIYDFYQLFEGSERFIYWRNFEYGMTPVVVNYVPAVVYTDTSYIFKVDLTDDYIFLLGPKIYYSHYSSPSVFNELDYTLGIESPPFTENSYKLYDNYPNPFNSTTTIEYYLPTSSYLKLGISNILGEEIRVLTDEYKIQGSHKINFQSDDLPSGVYFYWLRSQDAFLVKKMEILK is encoded by the coding sequence ATGAAAAAGATTATTTTTTTAATTTTTCTGAACTGTGTTAATGTTTATGGACAAAACTACCCTGATACCTATTACAGAGTTTTTAACAAAGATTCATTATACATCTTCACTTCCGATAAGTATATTTTACTTTTCATAAAAGAGGAACCCAATCAACCTTTCTTGCTCAGAGCTATAATCCCGGGTCAGTACAGTCTTTCAACTCAATTAGCGATAAGTGAATCAAGACTCTTAGTTAACAATAATGATACTTTGACTTTATATGACCTCTCAACAAGCACTCCTTCAATAATATGTAATCAATATATTGGCAGCTCTATTGGAATTTTGTACACTTTCGGACCATACTTCATTGCTAAAAAAGAGAATTACTTTAAACTTCTTCAAGAGATAAATGGGAACATTGAAGTAGTCGAAGATTCTTTAATTGACCATATCACAGGAGTAAATTATCCATTAATTCTTTATGGCTTTAAAGTTTATAAATACTTAGCGGGTTTTGGACTCTATGAAGCATATACAATTAGCCACGAGGGTGGTTCTTATTTTGGCTTTGTAACCGATAAAGGAAGTTTTGTTTATTCACAAATAGTATTTAGATATCCAAATATGCCTCCAGACTGGTGTGGCATAGTGAAAAGAAAATTAATTGAACCTAATTTTCCAATAACTTTCTCCAATTCCTGGTGGGGTGATTGTGTAATTTATGATTTTTATCAATTGTTTGAGGGTTCTGAAAGATTTATTTATTGGCGAAATTTTGAGTATGGAATGACTCCTGTTGTTGTAAATTATGTGCCTGCAGTTGTTTACACAGATACATCTTACATATTTAAAGTTGATTTAACTGATGATTATATCTTCCTATTGGGACCTAAAATTTATTACTCTCATTATTCAAGTCCATCGGTTTTCAATGAACTAGATTATACTCTAGGAATTGAATCTCCGCCTTTTACAGAAAACTCTTATAAATTATATGACAACTATCCGAATCCCTTTAACAGTACTACAACTATTGAATATTATTTACCAACTAGTAGTTATTTAAAACTTGGAATTTCAAATATTCTTGGAGAAGAAATTAGAGTATTAACTGATGAATATAAAATTCAAGGTTCCCATAAAATAAATTTTCAGTCCGATGACTTACCGAGCGGAGTATATTTTTATTGGTTGAGGTCTCAAGACGCTTTTTTAGTTAAAAAGATGGAGATATTAAAATGA
- a CDS encoding putative LPS assembly protein LptD: MKQKLILILSLIFIHISIAQINDSILAPQNFDPLPDTSLNTKPKKYDVDTTVFAEAKDSIFFKIKEKKMLIYGNGNLKYKQTEIKSGRIEIDFEKSIIDAYGIKDDSLNKYIETPVLAEAGETYKGNRMKYNFKTQQGVISFAQTEQEGSKYTGQQIKKVDKDVYFIADGVYTTCDNDSCPHYYFYSPKMKVIHKEQIIAEWIFLHFGGVPFPIPLPFAVFPIESGRRSGIIPPVFGDDATYGTYFSRFGYFWAISDYMDLNLTGDFYTRGSYRVNSLFRYAKRYEFNGNLEGSYGSFVVGEKDDPDRTETNDWRLRWNHNQNITPTMRFDARLEFLSNNRVTRNISDVNDLLRNEAISNATLFKSWDESGNSMSISYNRRQIFETNEVYEILPNITFTLSQKYPFRSKTGTSQSLLETFGYSYSGTFENRRNRKDSDLKIRGGINHQLSASLSPKIGYISISPSFNYQERWYNKRIEKYSIPNYEGNDSIITNDVKEINFVRTFSIGVNASTKFYGIFNPEMLGVKSIRHTVIPGISYSFTPDFSTDGWGYYDYYTNQAGQRIKYNKFEQEIFGGASNRESQALNFSLSNVFEMKTQSDPTDTTSKENKVQLLNLNANIGYDFTADSLRFSDLRLTYRTQIGNVFSFNGGSSFSLYDYEGTTPRVNRFLYDVGKGLLRLTSFNFSISLTLSGEKLKSTQTQQTTRPTQESGFAQDNRNIYQGLYYMSDPDFSIPWDLNLNFYYNEYRPTPSNITKTSSISGSMNVNLTPAWKLSITGSYDLNRKEFAAPQIRVSRDLHCWIMNFTWNPIGTFRGYMLEIRVKAPQLQDLKITKRDQFFEGR; encoded by the coding sequence ATGAAACAAAAATTAATCTTAATTCTATCCTTAATCTTTATTCATATTTCAATAGCGCAAATTAATGATTCCATTTTAGCTCCTCAGAATTTTGATCCACTTCCTGATACTTCGCTAAATACTAAACCAAAAAAATATGATGTTGATACAACTGTTTTTGCTGAAGCGAAAGATTCTATCTTCTTTAAAATCAAAGAAAAGAAAATGCTGATTTATGGAAACGGAAATCTAAAATACAAGCAAACAGAAATTAAAAGTGGTAGAATAGAAATTGATTTTGAAAAAAGTATTATTGATGCATATGGAATTAAAGATGACTCACTAAACAAGTACATCGAAACTCCTGTGCTTGCTGAAGCTGGTGAAACATACAAAGGCAATCGGATGAAATATAATTTTAAAACTCAGCAGGGTGTTATTTCATTTGCCCAAACCGAGCAGGAGGGTTCTAAATATACGGGTCAGCAAATTAAAAAAGTTGATAAAGATGTTTACTTTATAGCTGATGGTGTTTATACAACTTGCGATAATGATTCTTGTCCACATTATTATTTTTATTCGCCCAAAATGAAAGTTATTCATAAAGAACAAATAATTGCCGAATGGATTTTTCTCCATTTTGGGGGAGTTCCGTTTCCGATTCCATTACCTTTCGCCGTATTCCCCATTGAATCCGGCAGAAGGTCCGGAATTATCCCACCGGTATTCGGTGATGACGCAACTTACGGAACTTATTTTTCTCGCTTCGGTTATTTTTGGGCAATTAGTGATTATATGGATCTGAATCTGACAGGAGATTTTTACACACGTGGTAGTTACCGTGTTAACAGCTTGTTCCGATATGCAAAACGATATGAATTCAACGGTAACCTCGAAGGCAGTTACGGCAGTTTTGTAGTTGGCGAAAAAGATGATCCTGACAGAACCGAAACAAATGATTGGAGATTGCGCTGGAATCATAATCAAAATATTACTCCAACAATGAGATTTGATGCCAGATTGGAGTTTTTATCAAACAACAGAGTAACACGAAATATTTCGGATGTAAATGATTTGCTAAGAAATGAAGCCATTTCAAATGCAACATTGTTTAAATCCTGGGACGAATCCGGAAACAGTATGTCAATCAGTTATAACAGAAGGCAGATTTTTGAGACCAATGAAGTTTATGAAATACTACCGAATATTACCTTCACTTTATCGCAAAAATATCCGTTCAGATCCAAAACAGGCACTTCACAAAGTCTATTAGAGACATTTGGATATTCATATTCGGGTACATTTGAAAACAGACGTAACCGAAAAGATAGCGATTTGAAAATAAGGGGAGGAATTAACCACCAATTATCTGCAAGTCTCTCACCTAAAATCGGTTACATTAGTATTTCACCATCATTTAATTATCAGGAAAGATGGTATAATAAAAGAATTGAAAAATATTCCATCCCCAATTATGAAGGAAATGATTCAATCATAACGAATGATGTTAAGGAAATTAACTTTGTCAGAACTTTTTCGATTGGTGTTAATGCATCAACAAAATTTTATGGAATTTTTAATCCGGAAATGTTAGGGGTTAAATCAATCAGACACACGGTTATTCCAGGTATTAGTTATTCATTTACTCCTGATTTTTCAACTGACGGTTGGGGATACTATGATTACTATACTAATCAGGCAGGTCAAAGAATAAAGTACAATAAATTCGAACAGGAAATTTTCGGTGGTGCTTCGAACAGAGAATCACAGGCACTGAATTTTTCTTTGTCCAATGTATTTGAAATGAAAACGCAGAGTGATCCTACTGATACAACATCGAAAGAAAACAAAGTTCAGCTGTTGAATCTAAATGCAAATATTGGCTATGATTTTACCGCCGATAGCTTGAGATTTTCCGATTTAAGATTGACCTATCGTACTCAGATTGGAAATGTGTTCAGTTTTAACGGCGGCTCATCTTTTTCACTCTATGATTACGAAGGAACCACCCCACGTGTCAACCGGTTTTTATATGATGTCGGAAAAGGATTGTTACGGTTAACGAGTTTTAATTTTTCTATCTCACTTACACTCTCAGGAGAAAAATTAAAATCCACTCAAACGCAGCAAACAACAAGACCAACGCAGGAATCTGGCTTTGCACAAGATAACAGAAATATCTATCAGGGTCTTTATTATATGAGTGATCCGGACTTTTCAATTCCATGGGATTTAAATCTAAATTTTTATTACAATGAATACAGACCTACACCTTCAAATATTACAAAAACTTCCAGCATTAGCGGAAGTATGAATGTTAATTTAACCCCAGCCTGGAAATTGTCAATAACTGGAAGTTATGATTTAAATAGAAAAGAATTTGCAGCTCCACAAATTAGAGTTTCGAGAGATCTGCATTGTTGGATAATGAATTTTACCTGGAATCCTATCGGCACTTTTCGCGGATATATGCTTGAAATAAGGGTTAAAGCACCTCAGCTTCAGGATTTGAAAATCACAAAACGCGATCAATTCTTCGAAGGAAGATAA
- a CDS encoding ROK family protein, with protein MAKSEKYAVGVDLGGTNIKVGIVSESGKIISKTSVKTEAMSGPKVVIKNIKKGINEILKNNKRKISGIGIGAPGIVSTKKGTVQNPPNLPGWEQIELGAIIKKEFGLKVNVENDANAAAIGELIFGAGKKFESFVMVTLGTGVGGGIVFNHKIFRGEIGGAGEIGHVCIDPNGPRCNCGSTGCIEAYAGNHYIKESVKRELHNHPSSKIWELIENDLEKVSPRIIQMAAELGDVYAKEFIHDLGIKLGVAFTSISNVLDISTFIIGGGVAGFGSPLFTTIKSTMVSRVLTPLKHRIKIVPAKLKNEAGILGASALVFYNT; from the coding sequence ATGGCTAAATCAGAAAAATATGCTGTTGGTGTTGACTTAGGCGGAACGAATATCAAAGTTGGAATAGTCTCCGAAAGCGGTAAAATTATCTCGAAGACTTCTGTAAAAACAGAAGCTATGTCAGGACCAAAAGTAGTTATTAAGAATATCAAAAAAGGTATTAACGAGATTTTAAAGAACAATAAACGAAAAATTTCGGGTATTGGAATTGGTGCGCCTGGAATTGTTTCTACAAAAAAAGGAACCGTACAAAATCCTCCGAATCTACCAGGTTGGGAACAGATAGAACTTGGAGCAATTATCAAAAAAGAATTTGGGTTAAAAGTTAATGTTGAGAACGATGCTAATGCTGCTGCAATTGGAGAACTGATTTTCGGTGCCGGAAAAAAGTTTGAATCATTTGTTATGGTTACACTTGGAACCGGAGTTGGCGGTGGGATAGTATTCAATCATAAAATTTTCAGAGGAGAAATTGGTGGTGCAGGCGAAATTGGTCATGTTTGTATTGATCCAAACGGACCAAGATGCAACTGTGGCTCAACAGGTTGTATTGAAGCATACGCAGGGAACCATTATATAAAAGAATCAGTAAAGAGAGAACTTCACAATCATCCATCATCAAAAATCTGGGAATTGATTGAAAATGATCTCGAAAAAGTCTCACCGAGAATAATTCAAATGGCTGCAGAACTTGGTGATGTTTATGCAAAAGAATTTATACACGATCTTGGAATTAAGCTTGGAGTTGCTTTCACATCAATAAGTAATGTGCTTGATATCAGTACTTTCATTATCGGGGGAGGAGTTGCCGGATTTGGAAGTCCTCTTTTCACAACAATAAAATCAACAATGGTTTCAAGAGTTTTAACTCCACTCAAACACAGAATTAAAATTGTTCCTGCAAAACTTAAAAACGAAGCAGGAATACTCGGTGCATCAGCACTTGTATTTTATAATACATAA
- a CDS encoding NYN domain-containing protein gives MIHFIFDGNNLIGKIPSLKKLHDKQVARYKLATMLERYFQKKKVKVSLHFDGFENEPIKVSGIKIHYSQNRSADEKIKKEIEGIRNRNSVNVVSSDLEIISYAKVCGCNVIKSEEFYNRMMIQKKNSKEEEKPTSFNTDEFKKLFGIE, from the coding sequence ATGATTCATTTTATATTTGATGGAAATAATCTTATTGGAAAAATTCCCTCACTAAAAAAATTGCACGATAAACAAGTCGCACGTTACAAGCTTGCAACAATGCTTGAAAGATATTTTCAAAAGAAAAAAGTTAAAGTGAGTTTGCATTTTGACGGTTTCGAAAATGAGCCAATAAAAGTTTCAGGAATTAAAATTCATTATTCACAAAACCGTTCAGCAGATGAAAAGATTAAAAAAGAAATTGAAGGAATAAGAAATCGGAATTCCGTTAATGTAGTCTCATCAGATCTTGAAATTATATCTTACGCAAAAGTTTGTGGTTGCAATGTGATAAAGTCGGAGGAATTTTATAATCGAATGATGATTCAGAAAAAGAATAGCAAGGAAGAAGAAAAACCTACGAGCTTTAACACCGATGAATTCAAAAAATTGTTCGGAATTGAATGA